A genome region from Etheostoma cragini isolate CJK2018 chromosome 4, CSU_Ecrag_1.0, whole genome shotgun sequence includes the following:
- the lrrc38b gene encoding leucine-rich repeat-containing protein 38 encodes MLPCICWLQRVLILLSSVLWTRGENCPTTCMCPDPHTVDCSGRGLTRLPNEIPLDVRRLLLADNLIPRIPSDFLALYSDLVYLDLRNNSLSHIEQGTLSTSSRLVFLDLGSNNLTEIPKGTFGESRSLIKLRLGNNPYLSLVNEDAFLGLTSLRELELERNALSTLHVGALSQLPSLRAVRLEGNPWVCNCNFASLFAWLMENSHKLPNGVEGMECSIPMDGRRVSLTQLSKDSFRECQATLTLTDLLIIIFSGISVSVVAIMTSFFLASTVHCFQRWSKGTKGDEEESEE; translated from the exons ATGTTGCCATGCATCTGCTGGCTCCAACGTGTCCTCATCTTGCTGTCCTCTGTCTTATGGACCCGGGGGGAAAACTGCCCAACGACCTGCATGTGCCCAGATCCTCACACTGTGGACTGCAGTGGTCGGGGGCTAACCCGTCTACCCAATGAGATCCCTTTGGATGTGCGCAGGCTGTTGCTGGCTGACAACTTGATACCCCGCATCCCCTCTGACTTTCTGGCTCTGTACAGTGACTTGGTCTACCTGGACCTCCGGAACAACTCCCTCTCCCACATAGAACAGGGGACTCTCAGCACCTCTTCCAGGCTGGTCTTTTTGGACCTAGGCAGCAACAATCTGACTGAAATCCCTAAGGGGACTTTTGGGGAGTCTCGGAGCCTGATCAAACTACGGCTGGGCAACAACCCATATCTGAGCTTGGTGAATGAGGACGCCTTCCTTGGCCTCACGTCTCTGAGAGAACTGGAACTGGAGCGTAATGCACTGTCTACTCTACATGTAGGGGCACTGAGTCAGTTGCCCTCCCTGCGGGCGGTGAGACTAGAGGGCAACCCCTGGGTGTGCAACTGCAACTTTGCCAGCCTGTTCGCATGGCTGATGGAGAACAGCCACAAGCTTCCAAACG GGGTGGAAGGCATGGAGTGCTCCATCCCCATGGACGGCAGACGTGTGTCCCTGACACAGCTCTCCAAGGACAGTTTCCGTGAGTGCCAGGCCACCCTGACTCTAACAGACCTGCTCATCATCATTTTCTCTGGCATCTCAGTGTCGGTGGTGGCCATCATGACAAGCTTCTTCCTGGCTTCCACTGTTCATTGCTTCCAACGCTGGAGTAAAGGCACCAaaggggatgaggaggagagtgaGGAGTGA